The Thalassophryne amazonica unplaced genomic scaffold, fThaAma1.1, whole genome shotgun sequence genome contains a region encoding:
- the LOC117506104 gene encoding doublecortin domain-containing protein 2C-like isoform X2, giving the protein MPSKPNALYTLDGQPVKSVMELKFDGCYVAVSKGKFKPVQYFSKKCDGNKCKEKLFVQAVRHKEDIKPVVQTKTEATGKNERNPKIEYFTIDVFTNGEPLIPSVTVKIPKTALKSMDNICSVVGSMMCSHAGVKRLYTLDGQLVKDPQDLKNDGKYVAVTRGRFKPADYFQPVRVPLKNKVKNKCEETPPAVQATRHKKQVIKPVVQLKDNQKLRPFSIKIFTNGEPLIPSINVKIPKYALKSMESVLAIVADVMSLRTGVKSLYTLDGQPVKSVTELKFDGCYVAVSKGKFKPVHYYFSKKCDWNKCKEKLFVQAVRHKEDIKPVVQTKTEATGKNERNRKIEYFTIDVFTNGEPLIPSVPVKIPKTALKSMDNVCSVVGSMMCSHAGVKRLYTLDGQLVKDPQDLKNDGKYVAVTRGRFKPADYFQPVRVPLKNK; this is encoded by the exons ATGCCGTCCAAGCCGAATGC TCTTTACACACTTGATGGACAACCTGTTAAATCTGTGATGGAGTTGAAGTTTGACGGCTGTTACGTTGCTGTTAGTAAGGGGAAGTTTAAACCTGTTCAGTACTTCAGCAAGAAATGTGACGGGAACAAATG TAAAGAGAAACTATTTGTTCAAGCAGTACGTCATAAAGAAGAC ATTAAACCTGTTGTTCAGACCAAAACCGAGGCGACTGGTAAAAATGAGAGAAATCCAAAAATAGAGTATTTCACCATCGA TGTTTTCACCAATGGAGAGCCTCTAATTCCTTCAGTGACTGTAAAAATTCCAAAGACGGCTCTGAAGTCGATGGACAACATCTGCAGCGTGGTGGGATCCATGATGTGCTCTCATGCTGGAGTGAAGAG GCTTTACACACTTGATGGACAGCTTGTGAAAGATCCACAAGACTTGAAGAATGATGGAaaatatgttgctgttaccagggGAAGGTTTAAACCTGCCGACTACTTCCAGCCAGTCCGAGTGCCCCTGAAGAACAAGGTGAAGAATAAATG TGAAGAAACTCCACCTGCTGTTCAGGCGACACGTCACAAAAAACAAGTG ataaagcCAGTGGTTCAGCTCAAGGATAATCAAAAATTGAGGCCTTTCTCCATAAA GATTTTTACCAATGGAGAGCCTCTAATTCCTTCAATTAACGTCAAGATTCCCAAATATGCATTGAAGTCAATGGAAAGCGTTTTAGCCATTGTTGCAGACGTCATGTCCCTTCGTACTGGAGTGAAgag TCTTTACACACTTGATGGACAACCTGTTAAATCTGTGACGGAGTTGAAGTTTGACGGCTGTTACGTTGCTGTTAGTAAGGGGAAGTTTAAACCTGTTCACTACTACTTCAGCAAGAAATGTGACTGGAACAAATG TAAAGAGAAACTATTTGTTCAAGCAGTACGTCATAAAGAAGAC ATTAAACCTGTTGTTCAGACCAAAACCGAGGCGACTGGTAAAAATGAGAGAAATCGAAAAATAGAGTATTTCACCATCGA TGTTTTCACCAATGGAGAGCCTCTAATTCCTTCAGTGCCTGTAAAAATTCCAAAGACGGCTCTGAAGTCGATGGACAACGTCTGCAGCGTGGTGGGATCCATGATGTGCTCTCATGCTGGAGTGAAGAG gCTTTACACACTTGATGGACAGCTTGTGAAAGATCCACAAGACTTGAAGAACGATGGAaaatatgttgctgttaccagggGAAGGTTTAAACCTGCCGACTACTTCCAGCCAGTCCGAGTGCCCCTGAAGAACAAG TGA
- the LOC117506104 gene encoding doublecortin domain-containing protein 2C-like isoform X1: MESVLAIVADIMSLRTGVKSLYTLDGQPVKSVMELKFDGCYVAVSKGKFKPVQYFSKKCDGNKCKEKLFVQAVRHKEDIKPVVQTKTEATGKNERNPKIEYFTIDVFTNGEPLIPSVTVKIPKTALKSMDNICSVVGSMMCSHAGVKRLYTLDGQLVKDPQDLKNDGKYVAVTRGRFKPADYFQPVRVPLKNKVKNKCEETPPAVQATRHKKQVIKPVVQLKDNQKLRPFSIKIFTNGEPLIPSINVKIPKYALKSMESVLAIVADVMSLRTGVKSLYTLDGQPVKSVTELKFDGCYVAVSKGKFKPVHYYFSKKCDWNKCKEKLFVQAVRHKEDIKPVVQTKTEATGKNERNRKIEYFTIDVFTNGEPLIPSVPVKIPKTALKSMDNVCSVVGSMMCSHAGVKRLYTLDGQLVKDPQDLKNDGKYVAVTRGRFKPADYFQPVRVPLKNK, translated from the exons ATGGAAAGCGTTTTAGCCATTGTTGCAGACATCATGTCCCTTCGTACTGGAGTGAAgag TCTTTACACACTTGATGGACAACCTGTTAAATCTGTGATGGAGTTGAAGTTTGACGGCTGTTACGTTGCTGTTAGTAAGGGGAAGTTTAAACCTGTTCAGTACTTCAGCAAGAAATGTGACGGGAACAAATG TAAAGAGAAACTATTTGTTCAAGCAGTACGTCATAAAGAAGAC ATTAAACCTGTTGTTCAGACCAAAACCGAGGCGACTGGTAAAAATGAGAGAAATCCAAAAATAGAGTATTTCACCATCGA TGTTTTCACCAATGGAGAGCCTCTAATTCCTTCAGTGACTGTAAAAATTCCAAAGACGGCTCTGAAGTCGATGGACAACATCTGCAGCGTGGTGGGATCCATGATGTGCTCTCATGCTGGAGTGAAGAG GCTTTACACACTTGATGGACAGCTTGTGAAAGATCCACAAGACTTGAAGAATGATGGAaaatatgttgctgttaccagggGAAGGTTTAAACCTGCCGACTACTTCCAGCCAGTCCGAGTGCCCCTGAAGAACAAGGTGAAGAATAAATG TGAAGAAACTCCACCTGCTGTTCAGGCGACACGTCACAAAAAACAAGTG ataaagcCAGTGGTTCAGCTCAAGGATAATCAAAAATTGAGGCCTTTCTCCATAAA GATTTTTACCAATGGAGAGCCTCTAATTCCTTCAATTAACGTCAAGATTCCCAAATATGCATTGAAGTCAATGGAAAGCGTTTTAGCCATTGTTGCAGACGTCATGTCCCTTCGTACTGGAGTGAAgag TCTTTACACACTTGATGGACAACCTGTTAAATCTGTGACGGAGTTGAAGTTTGACGGCTGTTACGTTGCTGTTAGTAAGGGGAAGTTTAAACCTGTTCACTACTACTTCAGCAAGAAATGTGACTGGAACAAATG TAAAGAGAAACTATTTGTTCAAGCAGTACGTCATAAAGAAGAC ATTAAACCTGTTGTTCAGACCAAAACCGAGGCGACTGGTAAAAATGAGAGAAATCGAAAAATAGAGTATTTCACCATCGA TGTTTTCACCAATGGAGAGCCTCTAATTCCTTCAGTGCCTGTAAAAATTCCAAAGACGGCTCTGAAGTCGATGGACAACGTCTGCAGCGTGGTGGGATCCATGATGTGCTCTCATGCTGGAGTGAAGAG gCTTTACACACTTGATGGACAGCTTGTGAAAGATCCACAAGACTTGAAGAACGATGGAaaatatgttgctgttaccagggGAAGGTTTAAACCTGCCGACTACTTCCAGCCAGTCCGAGTGCCCCTGAAGAACAAG TGA